Proteins co-encoded in one Prescottella sp. R16 genomic window:
- a CDS encoding SdpI family protein: MESIGLRIVLCLTFTIGGALVVWTARSAGSGRLRRNHYVGIRTATTMAGDEAWTVAHRAGRPLTETGGWLMILAGLAALIPMPEAALTAVTVTGVACLGGFTGAGAWVGIRAARNLPAGSAEKN, encoded by the coding sequence ATGGAGTCGATCGGCCTGCGGATTGTCCTGTGCCTGACGTTCACCATCGGCGGGGCGCTCGTCGTGTGGACTGCGCGCTCGGCCGGAAGCGGCCGTCTGCGCCGCAACCACTACGTCGGCATCCGCACCGCCACCACGATGGCCGGCGACGAGGCGTGGACGGTCGCGCACCGGGCCGGGCGTCCGCTGACGGAGACCGGCGGCTGGCTCATGATCCTCGCCGGTCTCGCCGCGCTGATCCCGATGCCGGAGGCCGCCCTGACCGCCGTCACCGTCACCGGTGTGGCGTGCCTGGGCGGGTTCACCGGAGCCGGGGCCTGGGTGGGGATCCGGGCGGCGCGAAACCTTCCGGCAGGCAGCGCCGAGAAGAACTAG
- a CDS encoding enoyl-CoA hydratase/isomerase family protein, with the protein MSIRIEDRARVRTLTLDRPEALNAFDTALYDATTEAVRDAAADPSVAVVLLTGAGRAFSAGTDLREMRALTTDPNPPRAAHGFTGMIDAFADLPKPLICAVNGIGLGAGVTLLGFSDLTFMSSEARLKCPFTDLGVAPEAGSSFLLPRLIGHQNAAWMLMSSEWIDAQQAKEMGLAWKVCPPDELLDTAREHAELLAAKPVSSLTAVKETMTAPLRAAIADARTRENACFADLLGGPANTEALTAFAEGRAPDFGNLPAGA; encoded by the coding sequence ATGAGCATTCGCATCGAGGACCGCGCCCGCGTCCGCACCCTGACCCTCGACCGCCCCGAGGCCCTCAACGCCTTCGACACTGCGCTCTACGACGCCACCACCGAGGCCGTGCGCGACGCCGCCGCCGACCCCTCGGTGGCGGTCGTGCTGCTCACCGGCGCCGGGCGCGCGTTCAGTGCCGGCACCGACCTGCGCGAGATGCGGGCCCTGACCACCGATCCGAATCCGCCCCGGGCCGCACACGGGTTCACCGGGATGATCGACGCGTTCGCCGACCTCCCCAAACCGCTGATCTGCGCGGTCAACGGCATCGGCCTCGGCGCCGGCGTGACCCTGCTCGGATTTTCCGATCTGACGTTCATGTCGAGCGAAGCCCGGCTCAAGTGCCCGTTCACCGATCTCGGAGTGGCCCCCGAGGCGGGGTCGAGCTTTCTGCTGCCCCGCCTGATCGGGCACCAGAACGCGGCCTGGATGCTGATGAGCTCGGAATGGATCGACGCGCAGCAGGCGAAGGAGATGGGCCTGGCATGGAAGGTGTGCCCACCCGACGAACTCCTCGACACAGCCCGGGAGCACGCCGAACTCCTTGCCGCCAAACCTGTTTCGAGCCTGACCGCAGTGAAGGAGACGATGACCGCACCGCTGCGGGCCGCGATCGCCGACGCCCGCACCCGGGAGAACGCCTGCTTCGCCGATCTGCTCGGCGGACCGGCGAACACCGAGGCACTCACCGCGTTCGCGGAGGGGCGGGCCCCCGACTTCGGCAATCTCCCGGCCGGAGCCTGA